The following are from one region of the Blastocatellia bacterium genome:
- a CDS encoding recombinase family protein, with translation MQSNNRSVALIEPAAGNVDAAFQRATLKRYAESHHFEISHFCGDRAPLAGAAGNPEHKNLINEIRGGAVGRLLILADVRHAVPEEVLEECRKAGVEVIFVDVQQERGLTQTT, from the coding sequence ATGCAGTCAAATAATAGGTCCGTAGCGTTGATCGAACCCGCCGCGGGGAATGTCGACGCGGCATTTCAGAGGGCCACGCTAAAGCGCTATGCGGAATCGCACCACTTCGAGATAAGCCATTTCTGCGGCGACCGCGCTCCGCTGGCCGGCGCGGCAGGCAACCCTGAGCATAAGAACCTGATAAACGAAATACGCGGCGGCGCGGTAGGCCGTCTGCTTATACTGGCCGATGTGCGGCACGCCGTTCCCGAAGAGGTTTTAGAAGAGTGCCGCAAAGCGGGCGTCGAGGTCATCTTCGTAGACGTGCAGCAGGAGAGGGGGTTGACGCAAACGACCTGA
- a CDS encoding VWA domain-containing protein: protein MQKQLSIAPVFCLILAALAAPSFPSTGRQSAAGQSSASEKQNPRPADKQNEAEPRKGDQRDKDEVVRISVTLVQVDAVVTDGKGRYVTDLTPEDFEIREDGKRQQITNFSYVESQPPPVTTTSVGKTSATPLPTPPAPLRPEQVRRTIALVVDDLGLSFESTAFVRDALKRFVSQQMQPGDLVAIIRTGAGMGALQQFTADKRLLYAAIERVRWNPTGRAGISAFAPLESNPLSRGKANGGAASDGQDSETDPRAALDRFREDLFAVGTLGALNYVVRGLRELPGRKSVILFSDGFAIFDQPRFDSSPMRAGGSSFNHSHIDSGTRVYEALRRLTDLANRASVVIYTMDARGLQVTGLTAADNTADMSTNDVVAALQQRDTHFLDLQEGPQFLAEQTGGFFIRNSNDLNRGIRRVLEDQRGYYLIGYAPEAASFRAARGVVPFHKVSLKVKRAGLHVRSRTGFYGFSDESLRPTPRTPAQQLYAAISSPFSSGDIRLKLTSLFGYDLKAGAFMRSLLHIDPAEISFTKQADGQYKAVVDVAAFTFGDSGQVIDQDSRQYTITVPEAVYARIQRQGILYNLNVPIKKPGAYQMRVAVRDDASEKIGSANQFIEVPDIGKKRLTLSGIVIEGTDPAKADKALGAQVMSAAEGGAEVGDSQSGPSQRLLRAGMQLRYGFAIYNAKLDQATRRPQLDAQVRLIRDGQEFFTGKVAPIKADAQVDWRQIIAGGVLDLGKRIEPGEYVLQVLITDRLAKEKYRSATQWIDFEVVK, encoded by the coding sequence ATGCAAAAGCAACTGTCTATCGCGCCCGTTTTCTGCCTGATCCTCGCCGCTCTGGCAGCGCCTTCATTCCCATCAACCGGCCGGCAGAGCGCCGCCGGTCAATCATCCGCTTCGGAAAAACAAAACCCGCGGCCCGCCGATAAACAAAATGAAGCAGAGCCGCGGAAGGGCGACCAGCGAGACAAAGACGAGGTGGTGCGCATCTCGGTCACGTTGGTGCAGGTTGACGCCGTGGTCACGGATGGAAAAGGGCGGTATGTAACCGATCTGACACCGGAAGATTTCGAGATTCGCGAAGACGGCAAGCGCCAGCAGATCACCAATTTCTCTTACGTCGAGTCGCAGCCGCCGCCGGTCACAACGACAAGCGTGGGCAAGACGTCGGCGACGCCTTTGCCGACGCCGCCCGCGCCCCTGCGGCCCGAACAGGTGCGGCGCACGATTGCGTTGGTGGTTGACGATCTCGGGTTGTCGTTTGAAAGCACAGCCTTTGTGCGCGACGCGTTGAAGCGATTCGTCAGCCAGCAGATGCAGCCGGGCGACCTCGTGGCCATCATTCGCACCGGCGCGGGCATGGGCGCTTTGCAGCAGTTCACCGCCGACAAGCGACTGCTCTACGCCGCCATCGAGCGCGTCCGCTGGAACCCGACCGGGCGCGCCGGCATTTCGGCCTTCGCGCCGCTCGAAAGTAATCCGCTGTCGCGCGGCAAGGCGAACGGCGGCGCGGCGAGTGACGGGCAGGATTCCGAGACTGACCCGCGTGCTGCGCTCGACCGTTTCCGCGAAGACCTGTTTGCCGTCGGCACGCTCGGCGCGCTCAACTATGTCGTTCGCGGCTTGCGCGAGTTGCCGGGACGCAAGTCGGTCATCCTCTTCTCGGACGGCTTCGCCATCTTTGACCAACCCCGATTTGATTCGAGTCCCATGCGCGCCGGCGGCTCATCCTTCAACCATTCTCATATCGACAGCGGCACTCGCGTCTACGAGGCGCTGCGGCGTTTGACCGATCTCGCCAACCGGGCCTCGGTCGTCATCTACACGATGGACGCGCGCGGGCTGCAAGTCACCGGGCTGACCGCCGCCGACAACACCGCAGACATGAGCACGAATGATGTGGTAGCGGCACTCCAGCAACGCGATACACACTTCCTCGATCTACAGGAGGGGCCACAGTTCCTGGCCGAGCAGACCGGCGGCTTCTTCATTCGTAACAGCAATGATCTGAACCGTGGCATCCGCCGCGTGCTTGAAGACCAGCGCGGTTATTACCTGATCGGTTACGCGCCCGAGGCCGCGTCGTTCCGCGCCGCGCGTGGTGTCGTGCCATTTCACAAGGTCAGCCTCAAGGTCAAACGCGCCGGCCTGCATGTGCGTTCGCGCACCGGCTTTTACGGCTTTTCCGACGAGTCCTTGCGCCCGACGCCGCGGACGCCGGCGCAGCAACTTTATGCGGCGATCTCTTCGCCGTTCTCCTCTGGAGACATCCGTCTCAAGCTGACGTCGCTGTTCGGCTATGACCTCAAGGCCGGCGCCTTCATGCGCTCGCTGCTGCACATCGACCCGGCGGAGATCAGCTTCACGAAACAGGCGGACGGCCAGTATAAGGCGGTTGTCGACGTGGCGGCCTTCACCTTCGGCGATAGCGGGCAGGTGATTGATCAAGATAGCCGGCAATACACCATTACGGTGCCGGAAGCCGTCTATGCGCGGATTCAGCGCCAGGGAATTCTCTATAATCTTAACGTGCCGATCAAGAAGCCGGGGGCCTATCAAATGCGGGTCGCGGTGCGCGACGACGCGTCGGAAAAGATCGGCTCGGCCAACCAGTTCATCGAAGTCCCCGATATCGGCAAGAAGCGGCTGACGTTGTCGGGCATCGTCATCGAAGGCACCGACCCGGCGAAAGCCGATAAAGCGCTGGGCGCTCAGGTGATGAGCGCGGCGGAAGGCGGGGCGGAAGTCGGCGATTCACAGAGCGGGCCGTCACAGCGCCTCCTGCGCGCCGGCATGCAGCTTAGGTACGGCTTTGCGATTTACAACGCCAAGCTCGACCAGGCAACCAGGCGTCCGCAACTCGACGCGCAGGTCAGACTGATCCGTGACGGGCAGGAGTTCTTCACCGGCAAAGTCGCGCCGATCAAGGCCGACGCGCAGGTGGATTGGCGGCAGATCATCGCCGGCGGCGTGCTCGACCTCGGGAAGCGGATCGAGCCGGGCGAGTATGTCCTGCAAGTCCTGATCACCGACCGGCTGGCGAAGGAGAAGTACCGCAGCGCGACACAGTGGATCGATTTCGAGGTCGTCAAATAA
- a CDS encoding MMPL family transporter: MNPVGKFVVHHSRLVIAATIAVTLAFAAAIAVRGITFNGSPETLARHDDTLAFFNETRHSFGDDRVVIAALTTDDVFAPAFLEKLDRLTRQLAGVAGVAEAQSLTNVKAIHRDRDTVLVENLIPLRLIYQGDASGELQTLKPAITGDPLYVKQFVSADGRTAAINVFLKPLGESESRAAAEAIERTIAAAAGTDEVMLSGVPVIDARGIRSMLRDMLFLSPVAALLCLIVFFTSFRSFWGVVLPMSALVIGLTWTLGLMAVFGKPITLATLSLPTVLMAVGSSYIFHVLNQYRLSMATLADDAAKPAKQAAWLAGVEFIAPAVILSGLTTMAGFGALASSTVPTARDMGIFEAAGTGFMLLLTMAFIPAALALLPGDALSRVSPERQDYAVWLNGWLRGITALILFRRRTVIIVTLLLTALIGAGAARLRVNTDYLRIFPERSATVQDALKLHERLAGAATVQLVVSGSPGAATRPDFLNGVGALEAFARSQPGVDTAISITDIVKRLNAVANGPSGVEVIPQTEAALGNLFDNYLAEDSALLRLVSRDRSQAIVILRTNLFSSNGLRELTDHLEGWSRDNLPAGVSARATGSAVLLNSASDAIADSQLWSLAIAIGLIFMMMAALFRSVATGLLALLPNLLPIVCYFGFLGWAGITLDITTSLIASAVLGLAVDNAVHMIRRYRQCAAERLPGANRSSGEAAGWAMWLTLLRTGKPMWLANVMLMAAFLIFVLSSFVPVRVGGLLWAITILACLAADLIFLPALMRSRLFARAALPGVRDQSPEEPARVGK, from the coding sequence ATGAATCCAGTCGGCAAGTTCGTCGTTCACCATTCGCGTTTGGTCATCGCCGCCACCATTGCGGTGACGCTCGCCTTTGCCGCGGCAATCGCCGTGCGCGGCATCACCTTTAACGGCTCGCCCGAAACCCTCGCCCGCCACGACGACACGCTGGCGTTCTTTAACGAAACGCGCCACAGTTTTGGCGACGACCGCGTGGTGATCGCCGCCTTGACGACCGATGACGTCTTCGCGCCCGCCTTCCTCGAAAAGCTCGACCGGCTGACACGGCAACTGGCCGGTGTCGCGGGCGTCGCCGAGGCGCAGAGCCTGACCAACGTTAAAGCCATTCACCGCGACCGCGACACCGTCCTGGTCGAAAACCTGATTCCCTTACGATTGATCTATCAAGGCGACGCGAGCGGAGAATTGCAGACGCTTAAACCGGCCATTACCGGCGACCCGCTTTACGTCAAGCAATTCGTCTCTGCCGACGGGCGCACGGCAGCCATCAACGTCTTCCTCAAGCCGCTCGGTGAAAGCGAGTCACGCGCCGCCGCCGAAGCCATCGAGCGCACAATCGCTGCCGCCGCGGGCACGGATGAAGTGATGCTTTCAGGCGTGCCGGTGATTGATGCGCGTGGCATCCGCAGCATGTTGCGCGATATGCTCTTTCTGTCGCCGGTCGCGGCGCTGCTCTGCTTGATCGTCTTCTTCACATCGTTTCGCAGCTTCTGGGGCGTCGTCTTGCCGATGAGCGCGCTGGTCATCGGGCTGACCTGGACGCTCGGGCTGATGGCCGTATTCGGCAAACCGATTACGCTGGCGACGCTGTCGCTGCCGACGGTGTTGATGGCGGTCGGCAGCTCGTACATCTTTCATGTCTTGAATCAGTATCGGCTTTCGATGGCGACCCTTGCCGACGACGCCGCGAAGCCGGCGAAGCAGGCCGCCTGGCTTGCGGGGGTTGAATTCATCGCGCCGGCAGTCATCCTCTCCGGCCTGACGACAATGGCAGGATTCGGGGCGCTCGCTTCCAGCACCGTGCCGACAGCGCGTGACATGGGCATATTCGAAGCCGCCGGCACCGGCTTCATGCTGCTGCTGACGATGGCGTTCATTCCCGCCGCGCTCGCTCTGCTGCCTGGCGATGCGCTGTCGCGGGTTTCGCCTGAACGGCAGGATTACGCCGTCTGGCTCAACGGCTGGTTGCGTGGCATCACGGCATTGATCCTCTTTCGCCGGCGCACAGTGATTATCGTTACGCTGCTGCTGACGGCGTTGATCGGCGCAGGCGCGGCGCGTTTGCGCGTCAATACAGATTACCTGCGCATCTTTCCGGAGCGGAGCGCGACGGTGCAGGATGCGCTCAAGCTGCACGAGCGGCTGGCCGGCGCGGCGACCGTGCAACTGGTCGTCAGCGGCTCGCCCGGTGCGGCGACGCGCCCGGATTTTCTAAACGGCGTCGGCGCGCTCGAAGCCTTCGCGCGCAGCCAGCCCGGCGTTGATACGGCCATCTCGATTACTGACATTGTCAAACGATTAAACGCCGTCGCCAACGGCCCGTCGGGTGTCGAAGTGATCCCACAAACCGAGGCCGCGCTCGGCAATCTCTTTGACAACTATCTTGCCGAAGACTCGGCGCTCCTTCGTCTGGTCAGCCGCGACCGCTCGCAGGCGATTGTTATCCTGCGCACCAACCTTTTCAGCTCAAATGGGCTGCGCGAGCTGACCGATCACCTTGAAGGCTGGTCGCGCGACAACCTGCCGGCGGGTGTCAGCGCCCGCGCCACGGGCTCGGCGGTGTTGCTCAACAGCGCCTCAGATGCCATCGCCGATTCGCAGTTGTGGAGCCTGGCGATTGCCATCGGCTTGATCTTCATGATGATGGCGGCGCTCTTCCGCTCGGTGGCGACGGGACTGCTGGCGTTGCTGCCGAACCTGTTGCCCATCGTCTGCTACTTCGGCTTTCTCGGCTGGGCCGGCATCACGCTCGACATCACCACGAGCCTGATCGCCAGCGCCGTGCTTGGTCTCGCGGTAGACAACGCGGTTCACATGATTCGCCGTTATCGCCAGTGCGCCGCCGAACGATTGCCGGGCGCGAATCGCTCATCTGGCGAAGCCGCGGGCTGGGCAATGTGGCTGACGTTGTTGCGCACAGGCAAGCCGATGTGGCTGGCCAACGTGATGCTGATGGCCGCGTTTCTGATCTTCGTGCTATCGTCGTTTGTGCCGGTGCGCGTCGGTGGCTTGCTGTGGGCCATAACGATTCTCGCCTGCCTGGCCGCGGATTTGATTTTTCTGCCGGCGTTGATGAGGTCCCGGTTGTTTGCGCGCGCCGCGCTGCCCGGAGTTCGCGATCAATCGCCCGAAGAACCTGCACGCGTGGGAAAGTAA
- a CDS encoding outer membrane lipoprotein-sorting protein, with translation MTSNASPKTLLPGYVAVVLAITLLLAGCNQKASNNANTAAEPAKPTSTIDAAQIIERTRKLDDFSDSVMKVRARIEVENPAAQLTPIPPEVQMTIYRKRAADGGQMMRVDFTAPPTQRDLSALIAITPAGEIEGTRYTQSNNTFVTSRGVLGEDSLFGMTLQEMAGGQPERYDWKLVGEETFNQTPVYRLDGRLKPAAESKFNHVILFVAKDSFAAVGAEFYDDHDELMRRMTVDKLTQINGHWTRMHWTVDNRSRQKKVEFETLEARYDQNVSDALFSRDQLKQVATK, from the coding sequence ATGACCAGCAATGCCTCGCCAAAGACGCTTCTGCCCGGCTATGTCGCTGTCGTTCTGGCGATCACGCTCTTGCTCGCCGGTTGCAATCAAAAGGCAAGCAACAATGCGAATACCGCCGCCGAGCCCGCCAAGCCAACTTCAACAATCGATGCGGCGCAGATCATCGAGCGCACACGCAAGCTTGATGACTTTTCCGACAGCGTGATGAAGGTGCGCGCCCGGATCGAAGTTGAGAACCCGGCAGCGCAGTTAACCCCCATCCCTCCCGAAGTGCAGATGACCATCTATCGCAAGCGCGCCGCCGACGGCGGCCAGATGATGCGGGTTGATTTCACCGCGCCGCCGACGCAGCGCGACCTGAGCGCCTTGATTGCCATCACGCCGGCCGGCGAAATCGAAGGCACGCGCTACACGCAGAGCAACAACACCTTTGTCACCAGCCGCGGCGTGCTGGGCGAAGATTCGCTCTTCGGCATGACCTTGCAAGAGATGGCCGGCGGTCAGCCCGAAAGGTACGACTGGAAGCTGGTCGGCGAAGAGACGTTCAATCAAACGCCGGTCTACCGCCTCGATGGGCGATTGAAGCCCGCCGCCGAATCGAAGTTCAATCACGTCATCCTATTCGTCGCCAAAGATAGTTTCGCGGCCGTCGGAGCCGAATTCTACGACGACCACGACGAGTTGATGCGCCGCATGACGGTGGACAAGCTGACACAGATCAATGGCCACTGGACGCGGATGCACTGGACGGTAGACAACCGCTCACGACAAAAGAAGGTTGAATTCGAAACCCTCGAAGCCCGCTATGATCAAAACGTAAGCGACGCGCTTTTCTCACGCGACCAGTTGAAGCAAGTCGCTACGAAATAG
- a CDS encoding TRAP transporter TatT component family protein yields MPTDDLLAVIGRADELYRKRAQPGAVRESVMILSGARGGNERYEVQWRLARSLFFLGQEAPEPASQSQLYAAGIGAGERAITLNPERVEGHFWVGVNLALFAESHGGLRGLRALRWARAELKMAARVNEAYHDAGPLRVLARLSHRTPRWLGGSLRKSEKYYDRALEIAPHNSVTLLYAAELALEKKQPERAQLLLEVLLSLPNDADWEYENRRDRDTARRLLKRMALA; encoded by the coding sequence ATGCCGACTGACGACCTACTCGCAGTGATCGGGCGAGCCGACGAGCTGTACCGCAAACGGGCGCAGCCCGGCGCGGTGCGCGAATCGGTGATGATTCTGAGTGGCGCGCGCGGGGGTAATGAACGTTACGAAGTGCAATGGCGGCTGGCGCGCTCGCTCTTTTTTCTTGGGCAGGAAGCGCCGGAGCCGGCGAGCCAGAGTCAGCTCTATGCGGCGGGCATCGGCGCGGGCGAGCGCGCGATCACGTTGAATCCCGAGCGCGTCGAAGGCCACTTCTGGGTCGGCGTCAACCTGGCACTGTTTGCCGAAAGCCACGGCGGGCTGCGTGGATTGCGGGCGCTCAGATGGGCGCGCGCCGAGTTGAAGATGGCGGCAAGAGTCAATGAAGCGTACCACGATGCCGGGCCGTTAAGAGTGCTGGCGAGGCTATCGCATCGAACGCCGCGCTGGCTCGGCGGCAGCTTGCGCAAGAGTGAGAAATATTACGACCGCGCCCTTGAGATTGCGCCGCACAATAGCGTGACGCTGTTATATGCTGCCGAGCTGGCGCTCGAAAAGAAGCAGCCCGAGCGCGCACAGTTACTGCTGGAAGTGCTGCTTTCGTTGCCGAATGATGCCGACTGGGAATACGAGAACCGCCGCGACCGCGACACCGCCCGCCGGCTGCTCAAGCGCATGGCCCTCGCCTGA
- a CDS encoding carboxypeptidase-like regulatory domain-containing protein codes for MKKLVIAIIFLAIVGRGQERSLPPQKVVPQSSPGTVTLTLAEYNRLLDLAAHKPKPAEAAPLPYVLSRAAFKLRLENDSVLGALEIEGDVLQKGLTLVPLTAGLTITEAQPTPKPLPLLQQGAATATVIDGPGAFAVSLNVASALTADAGRATFTVPVPAAASSVISLDIPGNHADIHVEPGLITNRATANGHTIIEATLDPGKPAKVWWTTREISAPVTQREVRFLADMKTLISVGDSELRMAVLCDVTVIQGEPAEFKLPLPPGFEVTEVSGSTLESSETQGNDLILKVREPARRAHQFLIAVERASRDNKLDAPFFGFAGVQGETGEVLVEGVGTMELTATESGGLRRVDVREAGPVARSLARFPLQAAFRYHRRSGDAPSLKLEWNRFPDGAVLSAIAERATITTLLNAEGKTLTEVTLKVRNHAQPFVKVELPQGASLLSAEVEGEKVKPVQGSDGSRVPLLRAGFRPAGAYTVSFVYLSAGSPFAKSGAYQLGLPKMDVPITLVTWEVFLPERLDVKQFGGTALAADLFPARAQDALAGARDDYNEMGQNAWLQSEVDLASLQAGQIGGIVVDPSGAVIPGARVTVTNAQTRATQTTATDGEGHWVISNMQPGPVSVRVDSPGFKSFQQDLSVEGSQPARLGVTLNAGAATETVSVTGDALSLERESRKLEDQARKDRAAQLNSPSQNVFSLQRKVAGILPVRVDVPRAGRSYRFVRPLVVEEETKITFQYRAR; via the coding sequence ATGAAAAAATTAGTGATTGCGATCATATTCTTAGCCATCGTCGGGCGCGGCCAGGAGCGCAGCCTGCCGCCGCAAAAAGTCGTTCCGCAAAGCTCGCCCGGCACGGTGACGTTGACACTCGCGGAATACAACCGCCTGCTCGATCTCGCGGCGCACAAGCCGAAGCCGGCGGAAGCCGCGCCGCTGCCTTACGTGTTGTCGCGCGCGGCCTTCAAGCTGCGCCTGGAAAATGATTCGGTGTTGGGCGCGCTTGAGATCGAAGGCGACGTGTTGCAGAAGGGCCTGACGCTGGTGCCGCTGACCGCCGGACTGACGATCACCGAAGCGCAGCCGACGCCGAAGCCTTTGCCGCTGCTTCAACAGGGCGCGGCAACCGCCACAGTGATTGATGGGCCGGGCGCGTTTGCGGTCTCTCTAAACGTCGCCTCGGCGCTCACGGCGGACGCGGGCCGCGCGACGTTCACGGTGCCGGTGCCGGCGGCGGCCAGTTCTGTCATCAGCCTGGACATCCCCGGCAATCACGCCGATATTCACGTCGAGCCCGGCTTGATTACCAACCGCGCGACGGCGAACGGCCACACGATCATCGAAGCGACGCTCGACCCCGGCAAGCCCGCGAAAGTCTGGTGGACGACCAGAGAGATTAGCGCCCCGGTGACGCAGCGCGAAGTCCGCTTCCTCGCCGATATGAAGACGCTGATTTCAGTCGGCGATTCGGAACTGCGCATGGCCGTGCTGTGCGATGTGACGGTGATTCAAGGCGAGCCCGCTGAATTCAAGCTGCCGCTGCCGCCCGGCTTTGAAGTCACTGAGGTGTCGGGCAGCACGCTGGAGTCGAGCGAGACGCAGGGCAATGATCTGATTTTGAAAGTGCGTGAGCCGGCCCGCCGCGCGCATCAATTCTTGATTGCCGTCGAGCGCGCCAGCCGCGACAACAAGCTCGACGCGCCTTTCTTCGGTTTTGCCGGCGTGCAGGGAGAAACCGGCGAAGTGCTGGTCGAAGGCGTCGGCACGATGGAATTGACGGCAACTGAAAGCGGCGGCCTGCGGCGCGTAGACGTGCGCGAAGCCGGCCCGGTGGCGCGCTCGCTGGCGCGTTTCCCTTTGCAGGCGGCATTTCGTTATCACCGGCGGTCTGGTGATGCGCCCAGCCTCAAGCTCGAATGGAACCGCTTCCCCGATGGCGCGGTGCTATCGGCCATCGCCGAGCGCGCGACGATCACGACGCTGCTCAACGCGGAAGGCAAGACGCTGACGGAGGTGACATTGAAGGTGCGCAATCACGCGCAGCCGTTCGTCAAAGTCGAATTGCCGCAGGGGGCCAGCCTGCTGTCGGCAGAGGTCGAAGGCGAAAAGGTGAAGCCGGTGCAGGGCAGCGATGGCAGCCGCGTGCCGTTGCTGCGCGCGGGCTTTCGCCCGGCGGGCGCTTACACGGTGTCTTTCGTCTACCTGAGCGCCGGGTCGCCGTTTGCAAAGAGCGGCGCATACCAGTTGGGGCTGCCGAAGATGGACGTGCCGATCACCCTGGTGACGTGGGAAGTCTTTCTGCCCGAGCGCCTGGATGTGAAGCAGTTCGGCGGCACGGCGCTGGCTGCGGATCTATTCCCGGCGAGAGCGCAGGACGCGTTGGCGGGTGCCAGGGACGATTACAACGAGATGGGTCAGAATGCCTGGCTGCAAAGCGAAGTCGATCTGGCCAGCCTGCAAGCGGGTCAGATCGGCGGCATCGTCGTTGACCCGTCGGGCGCGGTCATTCCAGGGGCCAGGGTGACGGTGACGAATGCGCAGACTCGGGCGACGCAAACGACGGCGACCGACGGCGAAGGCCACTGGGTGATCTCCAACATGCAGCCGGGGCCGGTCAGCGTCAGAGTGGATTCGCCGGGATTCAAATCCTTTCAGCAAGACCTGAGCGTCGAGGGGTCACAGCCGGCGCGATTAGGGGTGACGCTCAACGCCGGCGCAGCGACCGAAACCGTCAGCGTCACCGGCGATGCGTTGAGCCTTGAGCGCGAAAGCCGCAAGCTCGAAGACCAGGCGCGCAAGGACAGGGCGGCGCAATTGAATTCGCCATCGCAGAATGTCTTTAGCCTGCAACGCAAGGTGGCCGGCATTCTCCCTGTGCGCGTCGATGTGCCGCGCGCCGGCAGATCGTACCGCTTCGTCCGCCCGCTGGTTGTTGAAGAAGAGACGAAGATTACATTTCAGTACCGCGCGCGTTAG